Proteins encoded within one genomic window of Oryza brachyantha chromosome 7, ObraRS2, whole genome shotgun sequence:
- the LOC102717909 gene encoding protein LEO1 homolog produces MAGGDRERDVEEETRNQMMQNLFGDQSEDEEEEEEDVEVVDEDDHPHQLQQQLRHEVVDDDDDEDDAHARSGYHSEEVEGEADNGGEGEAEGEGESEGLVGMEEESEAEAHRPDLDQGESDGEKVQSSPEREPSDHVMQNDATGMDSEDEAYEQRAVASRRRGIVASESEGSEDGYYAGRAHEDEEPRQKRKASSPVEEERDHEVVRDVFGDSDEDEPAPYHDQHEIDEDSHRSPLDDEGHYEKDMQPEDVVADEDMRYESDENRELKPKEKPVGPPLNLVVPLKEPPAQPDRMNVIKVSNIMGIDPKPFDPKTYVEEDVFVTDESGTKKRIRLEDNIVRWRTVKNANGTTSCESNARIVKWKDGTMQLLIGNEVLDISVHEAHHDQSHLFLRNGKGVLQSQGRLLRKMRFMPSSLSSKSHRLLTALVDSQNKKTVKMQKWIESKDPERVKQEKERAEGQNIRAHSILQRKREKVNRKYTQPARQRRQLSPGFLEDALDEDEEPDHQYGSRRMPARSRFEDELEAEALAERRIINAKKSSMNRNIPRKPTFPARPPGRQANEYSESEREESEYETEGEDIEHSPTQGREDELDEEDEYEEDVEEEAAMSDEEIEEPKRRRESGGGSQRRKEIDSDDDSPPRKQQAVHRRKAVVFDSDDE; encoded by the exons atggcgggcggcgacaggGAGAGGGatgtggaggaggagacgcgGAACCAGATGATGCAGAATCTCTTCGGCGACCAGTCCGAggacgaggaagaggaggaggaggacgtcgAGGTCGTCGACGAGGACGACCACCCGCatcagctgcagcagcagctccgcCACGAGGtggtggacgacgacgacgacgaagacgacgcCCACGCCCGCTCCGGTTACCACTCC GAAGAAGTGGAAGGTGAGGCAGATAatggaggggaaggggaagctGAAGGAGAAGGTGAAAGCGAGGGACTAGTTGGGATGGAAGAAGAAAGTGAAGCTGAAGCTCATCGGCCTGACCTTGATCAAGGAGAAAGTGATGGGGAAAAGGTCCAGAGCTCCCCAGAAAGAGAACCTAGTGATCACGTGATGCAAAATGATGCAACAGGCATGGATAGTGAGGATGAAGCCTATGAGCAGCGGGCAGTAGCTAGCAGAAGAAGAGGAATTGTTGCCTCTGAATCCGAGGGGTCTGAAGATGGCTATTATGCTGGTCGAGCTCATGAAGATGAGGAGCCTCGTCAGAAAAGGAAAGCAAG CTCGCCTGTTGAGGAGGAAAGAGATCATGAAGTTGTCCGTGATGTATTTGGTGATAGTGATGAAGATGAGCCTGCTCCATATCATGATCAACATGAAATTGATGAAGATTCCCAT aGGTCACCTCTGGATGATGAAGGTCACTATGAGAAGGATATGCAGCCAGAGGATGTAGTGGCTGATGAAGATATGAGGTATGAGTCAGATGAAAATCGTGAACTGAAACCAAAAGAGAAACCAGTTGGTCCACCATTGAACCTGGTGGTTCCACTTAAGGAGCCACCAGCTCAACCTGACAGG ATGAATGTGATCAAGGTATCAAACATTATGGGGATTGACCCGAAGCCTTTTGATCCTAAAACATATGTGGAGGAGGATGTATTTGTCACAGATGAATCTGGGACCAAAAAAAGGATACGACTGGAGGACAATATCGTGCGGTGGAGAACCGTTAAAAATGCTAATGGCACAACATCT TGTGAAAGTAATGCACGGATTGTAAAATGGAAAGATGGGACCATGCAGCTGCTGATTGGCAATGAAGTTCTTGATATATCTGTACATGAAGCGCATCATGATCAGTCCCATCTGTTCCTGAGGAATGGGAAG GGAGTCCTTCAATCACAAGGAAGGCTCTTACGGAAAATGAGATTCATGCCATCTTCATTGTCTTCGAAATCACATCGTTTATTAACTGCTCTTGTTGATTCTCAGAATAAGAAAACGGTTAAGATGCAAAAATGGATTGAATCTAAGGATCCTGAGAGAGTGAagcaggaaaaagaaagg GCTGAGGGCCAAAATATTCGAGCCCATTCAATTCTTCAacgcaaaagagaaaaggttAACCGCAAGTACACACAGCCTGCGAGGCAAAGACGGCAGCTTTCTCCTGGGTTTTTGGAAGATGCGCTAGATGAG GATGAGGAACCTGACCATCAATACGGTTCTCGCCGGATGCCAGCTCGTAGTCGTTTTGAGGATGAATTGGAGGCTGAAGCACTAGCTGAGAGGCGCATAATTAATGCAAAGAAG TCAAGTATGAACAGAAACATTCCTCGCAAACCAACGTTTCCTGCTCGTCCACCAGGCCGTCAGGCAAATGAATACTCTGAGAGTGAAAGGGAGGAATCAGAGTATGAAACTGAAGGAGAGGACATTGAGCACTCACCAACCCAGGGAAGGGAAGATGAGCTTGATGAAGAGGATGAGTACGAGGAAGATgtggaagaagaagcagctATGTCAGATGAAGAAATTGAG GAACCAAAACGGAGGAGAGAATCTGGGGGCGGTAGCCAAAGGCGCAAGGAGATCGACTCAGACGACGATTCTCCACCGAGAAAACAGCAGGCTGTTCATCGTCGGAAGGCGGTCGTTTTTGATAGTGACGACGAGTGA